In Vicinamibacterales bacterium, the following are encoded in one genomic region:
- a CDS encoding outer membrane beta-barrel protein — translation MRVPTGLTCRTALTAIFAIFIVIVPNKAVADATVFAGMNTMTPHGWARGFSAGLTLLNLGFEVEYANAGEDKSQRTPGLQTGMVNVLVQTPMTSNGFQFYATTGGGLYRERFADLQETHVGLNAGGGLKIRLTGQIRARIDYRVFSLRGAPVHSRPHRIYAGLNLAF, via the coding sequence ATGCGTGTTCCTACCGGTCTTACGTGTCGGACAGCACTGACCGCAATCTTCGCTATATTCATCGTAATCGTTCCGAATAAGGCGGTAGCTGATGCCACCGTGTTTGCTGGTATGAACACGATGACCCCCCACGGCTGGGCACGCGGTTTCAGCGCGGGGCTAACCTTGCTCAACCTCGGGTTCGAGGTCGAGTACGCAAATGCTGGTGAAGATAAGTCGCAACGCACGCCTGGTCTCCAAACAGGCATGGTCAACGTCCTCGTACAAACACCGATGACGTCTAACGGTTTCCAGTTTTACGCAACAACCGGCGGCGGCCTCTACCGCGAGAGGTTCGCTGACCTACAAGAAACTCACGTGGGACTGAACGCAGGTGGTGGACTGAAGATTAGACTTACCGGTCAAATCCGTGCACGAATCGACTACCGAGTGTTTAGTCTCCGCGGCGCGCCGGTCCATTCCCGACCCCACCGGATCTACGCTGGACTCAACCTCGCCTTTTGA
- the meaB gene encoding methylmalonyl Co-A mutase-associated GTPase MeaB produces MDAESERVLAARVLGGDPRAVSRAISLIEEGVPEGARLVRELFSHTGRAWVVGVTGPPGVGKSTLVDRVAKVFRSGGRRVGIVAVDPTSPFSGGAVLGDRIRMQTHAGDDGVFIRSMATRGRLGGLAQAAREATLVLDAAGHDVVFLETVGVGQAEVDITYAADIAVVMVAPGFGDDVQAIKAGILEIADVFVVNKADHSGAEGTVAQLEAMLSLDEPSHEHWRPPIVKTQATTGDGVNDFVGALDRFREYAGDDLRYQRRYRLEVSELRRLLGEAFWRHVEQLVSPSELDKVTAQLARRELDPYTAVDTIMNRVLAERDADRKP; encoded by the coding sequence ATGGACGCAGAGAGCGAGCGTGTGCTGGCTGCACGTGTGCTCGGTGGAGACCCGCGGGCGGTGTCCCGAGCGATTTCGTTGATTGAAGAAGGTGTGCCAGAGGGTGCACGCCTCGTACGTGAACTCTTCAGTCATACTGGCCGCGCGTGGGTCGTAGGTGTGACTGGGCCACCAGGTGTCGGAAAAAGCACACTGGTTGATCGTGTTGCCAAGGTGTTTCGATCCGGAGGACGCCGTGTTGGCATCGTCGCTGTTGACCCAACCAGTCCGTTTAGCGGCGGTGCGGTATTGGGTGACCGTATTCGTATGCAAACCCATGCTGGTGACGACGGTGTCTTTATCAGGAGTATGGCAACCCGGGGGCGACTTGGGGGCTTGGCTCAAGCAGCACGTGAGGCGACGTTAGTATTAGACGCTGCTGGTCACGATGTTGTATTCCTCGAGACTGTGGGCGTTGGACAGGCCGAGGTAGACATTACGTATGCGGCCGATATTGCGGTTGTGATGGTTGCGCCAGGGTTCGGTGATGATGTGCAAGCGATCAAGGCTGGAATCTTAGAGATTGCCGACGTGTTTGTGGTCAATAAAGCCGACCACAGTGGCGCGGAGGGTACCGTTGCTCAGCTGGAGGCGATGCTCTCACTGGACGAACCGTCGCACGAGCATTGGCGGCCACCGATTGTTAAGACGCAGGCGACGACTGGCGATGGCGTGAATGACTTCGTGGGTGCGCTCGATCGATTCCGCGAATATGCCGGCGATGATTTACGGTATCAGAGGCGGTATCGGTTGGAGGTGAGTGAACTGCGCCGTTTGCTTGGTGAAGCATTTTGGCGGCATGTCGAACAACTCGTAAGTCCAAGTGAGCTTGACAAGGTAACGGCTCAGCTTGCACGGCGAGAGTTGGACCCCTACACAGCAGTTGATACGATCATGAATCGCGTCCTTGCCGAACGCGACGCTGATCGGAAGCCTTGA